From the Tripterygium wilfordii isolate XIE 37 chromosome 6, ASM1340144v1, whole genome shotgun sequence genome, one window contains:
- the LOC119999267 gene encoding threonine--tRNA ligase, mitochondrial 1-like — translation MLLCSRFLPILSSSIRRRYPSSFLFFSESSFLRLLCTTTAAASSMASHPKDEAYLQAAIPKRIKFFESIQSQQLSQRQSLPHDPIKITLPDGAVKEGKRWETSPMDIAKGISKGLAAEALISSVNGVLWDMTRPLEADCELKFFKFNDDEGRDTLWHSSAHILGQSLEMEYGCKLCIGPCTTRGEGFYYDAFYGDLGLNDDHFNQIQAGAAKAVGEKQPFERIEVTRDQALEIFSDNSFKIEIIRDLPEDKTITVYRCGPLVDLCRGPHIPNTSFVKAFACLKASSAYWRGNKDRESLQRVYGISYPDAKRLKEYLHQLEEAKKYDHRLLGMKQELFFCDPLSPGSSFFLPHGTLIYNKLMEFIRNQYRKRGYQEVITPNIYNMKLWETSGHAANYKENMFLIEIEKQEFGLKPMNCPGHCVMFRHRVRSYRELPLRLADFGVLHRNEASGALTGLTRVRRFQQDDAHIFCRESQIKDEVRHVLEFIDYAYRVFGFNYELKLSTRPEKYLGDLATWDKAEAALTEALNEFGKPWQMNEGDGAFYGPKIDISVSDALNRKFQCATLQLDFQLPQRFDLEYSAEDEAKRERPVMIHRAILGSVERMFAILLEHYKGKWPFWLSPRQAIVCPISEKSQPYALQVQDQIYEAGFQVDADTTDRKIQKKVREAQLAQYNYILVVGEEEAKTGQVSVRVRDKADHSVMSIESLLQHFKDETAAYH, via the exons ATGCTCCTGTGCTCTCGCTTCCTTCCGATACTCTCTTCCAGCATCCGCCGCCGTTACCCGtcctcttttctcttcttttctgaaTCTTCATTTCTCCGCCTCCTTTGCACCACCACAGCCGCCGCCTCCTCCATGGCATCCCATCCCAAGGATGAGGCCTATCTCCAAGCAGCCATTCCCAAACGCATCAAATTCTTCGAATCCATTCAATCTCAGCAGCTCTCACAACGTCAATCCCTTCCCCATGACCCTATCAA gATTACGCTGCCGGATGGGGCAGTGAAGGAAGGGAAGCGGTGGGAGACATCGCCGATGGATATTGCAAAAGGAATATCCAAGGGTTTGGCTGCTGAAGCCTTGATTTCATCGGTCAATGGAGTTCTATGGGATATGACCAGGCCGTTGGAAGCTGATTGCGAGCTCAAGTTCTTCAAATTCAACGATGACGAGGGTCGTGATACTCTCTGGCACTCAAGCGCCCACATTCTTGGTCAG TCACTCGAAATGGAGTATGGATGCAAGCTCTGCATTGGGCCGTGTACTACAAGAGGAGAG GGCTTTTATTATGATGCCTTCTATGGTGACTTGGGCTTGAATGATGATCATTTCAATCAGATTCAAGCTGGGGCAGCGAAAGCTGTTGGG GAAAAACAGCCTTTTGAGCGTATTGAAGTTACAAGAGATCAGGCACTTGAAATTTTTTCTGACAATAGTTTTAAG ATTGAAATCATTAGGGATTTGCCTGAAGACAAAACCATCACAGTATACAGATGTGGTCCCTTGGTTGATTTGTGCCGTGGTCCCCACATACCAAATACATCTTTTGTGAAAGCATTTGCGTGTTTGAAG GCTTCATCAGCTTACTGGAGGGGGAATAAAGATCGTGAAAGTTTACAGAGAGTCTATGGGATATCTTATCCCGATGCAAAACGTTTGAAG GAATATCTTCACCAGCTAGAGGAAGCAAAGAAATATGATCATAGGTTGTTGGGTATGAAGCAGGAGCTTTTCTTCTGCGACCCTCTGAG TCCAGGAAGTTCATTCTTTCTTCCGCATGGGACTCTGATCTACAATAAGTTGATGGAGTTTATACGAAATCAATACAGGAAGAGAGGTTATCAAGAG GTTATAAcaccaaatatatataatatgaaacTTTGGGAAACATCCGGTCATGCTGCAAATTACAAGGAGAATATGTTCTTAATTGAG ATTGAAAAACAAGAATTCGGACTGAAGCCGATGAATTGTCCTGGACACTGTGTGATGTTTCGACATAGAGTTCGTTCATATAGAG AACTTCCTCTCAGACTCGCTGATTTTGGGGTCTTGCATCGAAATGAGGCTAGTGGTGCGCTCACTGGACTAACTCGTGTCAGGAGATTTCAACAG GATGATGCTCATATTTTCTGCAGGGAGTCCCAG ATAAAAGATGAAGTGAGACACGTCCTCGAATTTATCGATTATGCCTACAGAGTATTTGGTTTCAACTATGAATTAAAGCTATCAACG AGGCCAGAGAAATACCTAGGAGATTTGGCAACATGGGATAAAGCGGAGGCGGCTCTTACAGAAGCACTAAATGAGTTTGGGAAGCCATGGCAG ATGAATGAAGGGGATGGGGCATTTTATGGACCCAAGATCGATATCAGTGTATCTGATGCTTTGAATAGGAAATTTCAGTGTGCAACATTACAG CTTGACTTCCAGCTTCCACAGCGTTTTGATCTAGAATACTCAGCAGAGGACGAAGCAAAAAGAGAGAGACCTGTTATGATACACAGAGCCATCCTAGGGTCTGTAGAGCGTATGTTTGCCATACTGTTGGAGCATTACAAGGGGAAGTGGCCCTTTTGGCTGAGCCCTCGTCAGGCAATTGTTTGTCCGATATCTGAGAAATCCCAGCCATATGCCCTGCAG GTACAAGACCAGATTTATGAAGCTGGTTTTCAAGTTGATGCTGACACCACAGATAGAAAGATCCAGAAGAAG GTTCGCGAAGCACAGTTGGCGCAATACAACTACATATTGGTTGTTGGAGAAGAGGAAGCAAAAACTGGACAG GTGAGTGTGCGGGTAAGAGATAAGGCAGATCATTCAGTCATGAGCATCGAGAGCCTGCTCCAACACTTCAAGGATGAAACTGCAGCATATCACTAG
- the LOC120000873 gene encoding WAT1-related protein At1g70260-like → MGVRGKVLEVVPFIAMVTMEGCTIGLTILAKTAITGGMSPLVFVVYTNALGSILLLPYSILFHRYSPQQSIFTFPLLMRIFFLGFTGIFMAQNLAFLGLSYSSPIVVCVMGLLLPAISFILSLILRTKERDWRRTSFQVKVVGTIVSIMGATVVEIYKGPYIRTASSSCLQQHNKPHLFVYLSTADHWVLGGILLAASSLCVSAWNIIQLGTVKQYPHVMKVVSFYSLAGTIQCVVFSLFVERDPSAWKVNLNMDLLLIVTTAIFVSVIRSSIHITCSTMKGPLYVPMFKPFGIAFATFFGVTFFTNSLHYGSVMGAVITGMGYYTVMWGQLKEGEDKEEYSSSLKSSEDSSDMKVPLLQEDLPV, encoded by the exons ATGGGAGTGAGAGGGAAGGTGTTGGAAGTGGTACCATTCATAGCAATGGTGACAATGGAGGGTTGCACAATTGGATTGACAATCTTAGCCAAAACAGCAATAACTGGAGGGATGAGCCCTCTTGTATTTGTTGTGTATACTAATGCTCTTGGCTCCATCCTCCTACTCCCTTATTCTATCTTGTTTCATAGGTATAG CCCACAACAATCAATCTTCACCTTTCCTCTTCTTATGAGGATCTTCTTCTTGGGTTTCACAGG GATATTTATGGCACAAAACCTTGCATTTTTGGGTCTAAGCTACAGTTCCCCAATTGTTGTGTGCGTCATGGGACTCTTGCTTCCTGCTATTTCTTTCATCCTCTCTCTTATTCTCAG GACAAAAGAGAGAGATTGGAGAAGAACAAGTTTCCAAGTCAAAGTGGTTGGGACCATAGTATCAATAATGGGAGCAACAGTGGTGGAAATCTACAAGGGGCCTTATATAAGAACAGCTTCATCTTCTTGTCTTCAACAACATAACAAACCACACCTCTTTGTCTACTTGTCAACAGCAGATCATTGGGTTCTTGGTGGCATTTTGCTTGCTGCTTCTTCTTTATGTGTTTCAGCATGGAACATCATTCAG CTGGGAACAGTTAAACAATATCCTCATGTGATGAAAGTGGTGTCCTTTTATAGCTTGGCTGGGACAATCCAATGTGTTGTATTCTCTTTATTTGTAGAGAGAGACCCAAGTGCTTGGAAAGTTAACCTCAACATGGATCTCCTACTGATTGTCACAACA GCAATCTTTGTGAGTGTTATTCGAAGCAGTATTCACATAACATGTAGCACCATGAAGGGCCCTTTGTATGTACCTATGTTTAAGCCATTTGGGATTGCTTTTGCAACCTTTTTTGGTGTCACCTTCTTCACTAATAGTCTCCATTATGGAAG TGTCATGGGAGCAGTAATAACTGGGATGGGGTATTATACAGTGATGTGGGGACAGCTTAAAGAAGGTGAAGATAAGGAAGAATATTCTTCTAGTCTCAAGAGTAGTGAAGATTCTTCCGACATGAAGGTTCCTCTGTTGCAAGAAGATTTGCCAGTGTAA
- the LOC120001103 gene encoding MLP-like protein 423, whose product MASSGVLEVDVNIESSAEKFWEDIRNSTTLFPKYFPDQYKTIEILEGDGKAAGSIRLFTYAEGSPLVKISKEKIDTVDEENKKVSYSVIEGDLLKYYKSFKGKIEVSPKGDGCLVKWTCENEKVSDDVEVPHIIKDFVVKNFTEVDDLIQKA is encoded by the exons ATGGCTTCCAGTGGAGTTCTTGAGGTAGATGTTAACATAGAGTCTTCTGCAGAAAAGTTCTGGGAAGACATCAGAAACTCCACAACCCTCTTCCCAAAATACTTCCCAGATCAATACAAGACCATTGAAATACTTGAAGGTGATGGAAAGGCCGCTGGGTCCATTCGTCTCTTCACATATGCTGAAG GTTCTCCACTTGTGAAAATATCGAAAGAAAAGATCGACACGGTGGATGAGGAAAACAAGAAAGTTTCATACAGTGTCATTGAAGGAGATCTGTTGAAATACTACAAAAGTTTCAAGGGGAAAATAGAGGTGAGTCCAAAGGGGGATGGGTGCTTGGTGAAATGGACATGCGAGAATGAGAAGGTAAGTGATGATGTTGAGGTTCCACACATCATTAAGGACTTTGTGGTCAAGAACTTCACTGAAGTGGATGACTTGATTCAGAAGGCATAG
- the LOC119999464 gene encoding uncharacterized protein LOC119999464 — translation MAATLSLSLDPNHNCCYLYPTTTHFKHHQALPVYLHKSDRYTFKSFFSHSHSSSSPSPTVSNAYLEDPFRKGRLLSNQELEKLKFLENFSYFQELTTGSMCVRVMMPDEIDDTVGLLAESFAESMLMPAGYVSLLKFFVKQYLIERRAVMPHAVTLLGFYRGEEEEEELAGTVEICFNKMGANTSPPTPTSPKNSPYVCNMTVKQQLRRRGIGWHLLKASEELISQMSSSKELYLHCRMIDAVPFSMYRKAGYEVVKTDSILVLLLLQRRKHLMCKKLPVLKNPSELYLSDTEDEHPL, via the exons ATGGCTGCCACTCTCTCTCTGTCCTTGGATCCCAATCACAACTGCTGCTACCTCTATCCCACCACCACCCACTTCAAACACCACCAAGCCCTCCCCGTCTATCTCCACAAGTCTGACCGTTACACCTTCAAATCCTTCTTTTCCCATTCCCactcttcctcttctccttctccaacAGTATCAAATGCATATCTGGAAGACCCATTTAGGAAAGGGCGTTTATTGAGCAATCAAGAGCTTGAGAAGCTTAAATTCCTTGAAAATTTCAGCTACTTTCAAGAATTGACAACTGGGTCGATGTGTGTTCGGGTGATGATGCCTGACGAGATAGATGACACTGTCGGACTTCTGGCTGAGTCGTTCGCTGAGTCCATGCTTATGCCTGCCGGTTATGTTTCTCTTTTGAAATTCTTTGTGAAGCAGTACTTGATTGAGAGGAGAGCCGTAATGCCTCATGCCGTTACCCTTCTTGGATTTTACAGaggggaagaagaggaggaagaattgGCTGGGACCGTCGAAATTTGCTTTAATAAGATGGGTGCTAATACTTCTCCTCCTACACCCACTTCTCCCAAGAATTCTCCCTATGTCTGCAACATGACTGTGAAACAGCAACTTCGAAG GAGGGGGATTGGTTGGCATCTTCTGAAGGCAAGTGAGGAACTTATATCCCAGATGAGTTCCTCAAAAGAATTATACTTGCACTGTAGAATGATTGATGCAGTTCCATTCAGTATGTATAGAAAAGCAGGATATGAAGTTGTTAAGACAGATAGCATCTTGGTCTTGTTATTGTTGCAGAGACGTAAGCATCTGATGTGCAAGAAACTCCCAGTCTTAAAGAACCCTTCGGAATTGTATTTGTCAGACACTGAAGATGAACATCCTCTGTAA